Proteins co-encoded in one Papaver somniferum cultivar HN1 chromosome 5, ASM357369v1, whole genome shotgun sequence genomic window:
- the LOC113282291 gene encoding T-complex protein 1 subunit epsilon codes for MALAFDDYGRPFIILREQEQKSRLKGLDAQKSNIAAGKAIARILRTSLGPKGMDKIMQSPDGDITITNDGATILQMMDVDNQIAKLMVELSQSQDYEIGDGTTGVVVMAGALLEQAEKLLERGIHPVRVAEGYEMASKVAVEHLEHISHKFTFGANNIEPLVQTCMTTLSSKIVNRCKRSLAEIAVKAVLAVADLERKDVNLDLIKIEGKVGGKLEDTELIYGIIVDKDMSHPQMPKQIQDAHIAILTCPFEPPKPKTKHKVDIDTVEKFETLRLQEKKYFDDMVQKCKDVGATLVICQWGFDDEANHLLMNRNLPAVRWVGGVELELIAIATGGRIVPRFQELTTEKLGKAGLVREKSFGTTKDRMLYIEQCANSRAVTIFIRGGNKMMIEETKRSIHDALCVARNLIRNNSIVYGGGSAEISCSVAVEAAADKYPGVEQYAIRAFADALDAVPMALAENSGLQPIETLTSVKSQQIKENNPCCGIDCNDVGTIDMREQNVFETLIGKQQQLLLATQVVKMILKIDDVISPSEY; via the exons ATGGCTTTGGCCTTCGATGATTATGGGAGGCCATTCATAATCTTGAGAGAACAAGAACAGAAAAGTAGATTAAAAGGTTTAGATGCGCAGAAATCTAACATTGCTGCTGGTAAAGCTATTGCACGTATACTAAGAACTTCTCTCGGTCCTAAAGGCATGGATAAAATCATGCAATCTCCCGATGGAGATATCACCATCA CAAATGATGGAGCTACAATCTTGCAAATGATGGACGTTGACAATCAAATAGCAAAACTGATGGTTGAATTATCCCAGAGTCAGGACTATGAAATTGGTGATGGAACAACTGGAGTTGTCGTTATGGCTGGTGCACTTTTGGAACAAGCTGAAAAGTTATTAGAGCGTGGTATTCATCCTGTTAGGGTTGCAGAAGGTTATGAGATGGCATCTAAAGTTGCTGTTGAGCATTTGGAACATATATCTCACAAGTTTACTTTTGGTGCTAACAACATTGAACCTTTGGTGCAGACTTGCATGACTACCTTATCATCGAAAAT TGTCAATCGCTGCAAACGAAGTTTAGCCGAGATTGCTGTTAAAGCAGTTTTGGCTGTTGCAGATCTGGAAAGGAAGGATGTCAATTTAGACTTGATTAAAATAGAGGGGAAGGTAGGGGGGAAGCTGGAAGACACTGAGCTAATTTATGGAATTATAGTCGACAAGGATATGAGCCATCCCCAGATGCCAAAACAAATTCAAGATGCACACATTGCTATCTTGACTTGCCCGTTTGAGCCTCCAAAACCCAAGACTAAGCATAAGGTTGACATTGACACGGTTGAGAAGTTCGAAACTTTGCGTCTACAGGAGAAGAAATACTTTGATGATATGGTCCAAAAATGCAAG GATGTTGGTGCAACACTAGTTATCTGCCAATGGGGTTTTGATGATGAGGCAAATCATTTATTGATGAATCGGAACTTGCCTGCTGTTAGATGGGTTGGTGGAGTAGAACTAGAGCTCATTGCAATAGCTACAG GTGGAAGGATTGTGCCAAGGTTCCAAGAGTTAACAACTGAAAAATTGGGGAAG GCTGGGTTAGTTAGAGAGAAATCCTTTGGTACAACCAAAGATCGAATGCTCTACATTGAGCAGTGTGCGAATTCGAGGGCGGTCACTATCTTCATCCGCGGTG GTAACAAAATGATGATAGAGGAGACGAAGCGTAGCATTCATGACGCTCTATGTGTGGCGAGGAATCTAATTCGCAACAACTCAATTGTATACGGTGGTGGATCAGCAGAGATATCCTGCTCTGTTGCAGTAGAGGCAGCTGCGGATAAGTACCCTGGAGTTGAGCAG TATGCTATAAGGGCATTTGCAGATGCTTTGGATGCTGTCCCCATGGCATTGGCAGAGAATAGTGGACTCCAACCCATTGAAACTCTTACTTCAGTCAAATCTCAGCAGATCAAG GAGAACAATCCATGCTGCGGGATAGACTGCAATGATGTCGGAACAATTGACATGCGCGAACAGAATGTTTTTGAGACACTGATTGGTAAGCAACAACAGCTCTTACTTGCCACCCAGGTTGTCAAGATGATTCTGAAGATTGATGATGTCATTAGCCCGTCAGAGTATTGA